Genomic window (Xenopus laevis strain J_2021 chromosome 3S, Xenopus_laevis_v10.1, whole genome shotgun sequence):
TGACATAAATGATGACATAAACCGTTCTTGGTGCAGGTAGACGTTTACCCATGGCACCACTCaagcatatatacagtacatgatgcAAGAGGATATTATTTATCAGACTTGGCAGGGAGGAAATTAAAAAtaccatttataataaaatataaaaaaaaagtacttatcAGGGAGTATAAAAGATGATACACAAAGGCCCAACCCCTGAGATAGGAAAGCCTGCAGAGATCTAAAATATGTATCACAACTAGGTCGTTGCAAAGTTTCAAGGAAGCCAGGGGTTGActaagactaagggggttattaatcaagctccaaatatccgaacttcgaataattcatagttttcggagcaaaaaaaaaactacaatttttttttagatttaagtccgatggtctaaaaactctgaatctaaaacctcggcatctaaaagctctcgaggtcctgtataagtcaatagggaaggttccagtgtctgcgctgatgtccgtaccgatatccaacGATTTTGGGGTTTTCGGCTCAAAAAAACCCAGAGAAATTgtcttttttgcaaaaaaagctcTGAAGTGTGCCTGACCCTATCTTTTTTTTTCGCCATTAATAAGGTCCACtcaggaattcagagttgctcggagttggatattagaaatactgagataaatttggaccttgataaatatccccctaaatgtatttgtgTATGGCTTATTGGTTGGTAAACGTGTATCATAGTTAAACCCCAAACATAGGGGAGCCCCAAGAAGACTTATCTAAGGTTGACTCTTCTAGTAACATGCCACCAACCAGTTGCACAAACAAATGTTAAACCATCCATACATCTAAGGCTTTGAGAGGGGATCCAACTATGAAATACAGAAGAGATTgactgtgttttcttttttcatgttACAAAGTTGTGTTCTGCAGTGTTTCAGTTGATAAGggagtgcaggtatgggacctgttatccagaatgctcaggacctggggttctctggataacggatctttacagaatttggatcttcataccttaaggctactagaaaatcatataaacatgaaataaacccaataggttgtttttgcatccaataaggattaattatatcttagtttggatcaagtacaacatattGTTTATGAATATCCTACATAATAGCCTTTCAAAACACCTTACTATCAAAATGTGATTATGGCCATCCATCATTTCATTGGTTAGAAAAAAAAGGTGAAGTATTATATGACTGTTGCCCTCTAGCTGTAGCCTGACACTCACAATCATTTATGCTCTTTTAATCTTCACGGATTATGTAGAGCAGAAACTCTGCAAAGAGTTTAATTATTGTGATACCAGGCATCCAGAGAACATCACCAGCCCTAAGTTATTTCTGCAAATAGTGAGCAGGACTCTTTCACTTCCTCAGTTAATcttcacaattttattttgctgtattcacggtctcttttatttttttttcttcttaatagcGAACATTGAACTAGAAACCGGGTCGTCTGTAAGAGTTTCTCCTGTAGGTTCCATTGCAGGATCCTTAAGAAAGGTAAACGTGGATCAAGACCCAGTCTCCAGAGCCACCCAGCAGTATCTTGAGGTTCTGAAGAAGAATTACAAGATCTAACCACTGTTTAAAATGTAGGAACTTGAAACTGTTTACATTAATGTGAATATTCGAACTTCTTTTACTTAGCTGGaaatgttacttaaaggggaactattgcaaaaatgaaaacctataatAGGCTTCATcgtgctgaaataagaaactttctaaatataatcaattaaaaaatcctgacctgtttctaaaataaccaagttactcttcactatttcCCTCTtggcatctgtctctcttcattcttcatgcaggagtcgaGTGTCTGATTTTTAAATGACTCAAATAGCAAATTCCAGCGCAaaccaaaatgtaacaaaataactgactttggcacaaatcctgcatgtagagagacatgatttctggtcaTATTAGTATCATAAGTGATCTCTACTCTTCTAGGAATATGACTGCATTAGACCTAACTGTCCGTCAAAATCAGTCTCCTTATAGGTTGATGAGAGAGGGAGAGCAAAGagttaactttattatttcagaagtaCAGAATGTTTATTCTATTTAGTATAAAGAAGCTTATATTTTTCAATAGTTACCCATTAACTGTATTGCACAATGCACTTGTAGATCAAATATTCTACAACCCTCAAAAACCGAAGCCATTCACAGCACACTAAAGCAGGCTACatgtgcattttgtttttattttgtttttatttgcataagcAACCAGCAGAGTTGCAACTGTCACACACCTTTCAGACAACACATCTGCCTATAGTCTTGTCACAACAGAAGCTTGTTTGATTTTAATACCTCAACATGTTACCAGGTTCAAAATACTTATAGCTATGACTGCACTGCTATAATGCTGCCAATATCTAACAGTACAAATTAGCATCCTTCACTTGTCACCTCAAACAAACTGGTACTCAATGATGACCCCTAGGGagccagccccacagtttaggaGCCTATACTCAGACATCAGAATCCTACTAcgtttttttaaatcttgatgACGTTTTGCAGTCTGTACATACAGCATGGGATGTACCAGTTTGACAGACTTTGGAACACTCAAAACTTATTATAATAACACTAAATATTTATGGTACATATTTAgaacttttagtattatttttatattggattttttgTTCTGCGTCTATTTGTTTACgttatttgtaactatttaatcaTCCACTCATTTAAAACCATTTGTTGAAAGAGTGCATGGTTTGCACCATTTGCTGCTGATAAGTGTAAGTCTACATGTTGCATTCTGTCTAATAATGTAAGAATATTCCATTTGTAACGTATCTTAAATATATGTTAGCAAGGGTACTGTATACGAGAGTTCTCTTTTCATGCTGTAACAGTATTTATACAAAATAACAGATTTTAGTGCCAATATTTTCtagaatgtatttttataaaccaGTCCATTCAGATGCATTCATTGCATAAAAGGAGTTGCATATCTATAATGGAGACTAGAACTTTGCATTTGAACTGAGGATATGACGACTGTTTCTAATAACTGCCACAAATAATTCTGTATTCTGTAAAAGCCTGAAGAAAGCATCACAGAACCCGGATTCATAAAAAAGGATTCATACTCAGGCTTGATTTTAAGATCAGATCTTCAGAAAATACTTTAATAACCTATGGTTTTAGTTTTggcatatttgattttaaaattgtTGCTTCACCCTctgcttatattttatttcatgtttaaaataatGAAGAATGTTTATTAGATAGAGCAGGGGTGTCgaaacttttggcttccctgggccacattggaagaagaaaaatgttctggggccacactcgaaatacacactcgaaatacacacaaatgctaacttttgatttattttattgttaaagagggtatcataaacctagtgggatttttgacattgtgtttgagaaactaacgtatcaatatctggttcaatggaagtagttgcaattctcagtgaattctcaaggtgctcatcagataatttggttctaattttactcttagggggttatttataaaagtcagaatttatctcaatattttctgctacaaacttcaatcaaaagtttttctgattcggacttttccatcctcagggtttaataaattccgaaaaatgtatgattttttaaaagtccgatttcatacaaatattctgagtttagtaaataaccccccgagtgtgttcattcttgaaaaaagttgctcacaaaagTAGGtgctgcatatatccctagcatagcggGCGATGCCACTgtagaatgcttacctgcctttgtaagtaaccgaacGCTCACGTGTTAACCACTTTTCCTGCTCTAGAAAgccgcacaccccatgtaaaatttaaaccacacatgcacacaattagcgaccgTGTACATACGCACTCTGggcgtgacattgcaacatgacgtttcctggattggcggaagttcaagctgggccgcattcatatccatcatGGGCTGCATGCGGCCCTCGGAGCGTGGGTTGGACACCCTTGAGCTAGAGGATTTAATGTCACCTGAAACATAGGAAATTGCCTCCATGTGCCCTAAAACTTCAGGTAGTACCTTCACTGAATTTTTGGAGGAAAATGTTTACAGACCACAGAATATGCAATGGTCCAATAGAAATTAATCAGGCATGAACAGTACACATATCTGTGAGGTCATAACAGATCACAGGAGAAAGTAGGAGAGCTCAGAAAAGATCAGAGAGAAGTAGTTGAGAGAGCTGCAGTTAAACTGCTTGTGATACAGAATCTACTTAAGACAATGCATGGAGAAAGGTATATAATTCTTGGGATTGTTCAGAATAATTTTAGAGAGAGGGAAAAAATGGTTCACTTATTAAGGTCTCACAATATCATCTTTTTGTATGACTCTCTGGTCTGTGGTGCTTTCCTACTTGCAGGTTTTGCCAGTCTTTTCTCTAATTCAAACTGTTTAATCAGCTACATTTTGTAAGCTTGAATGCATGGTTAAACTGGTACACCACAAACATTcatcattatttgtattttaaataatagTTTCTACTATAAACCTGTGGAAATCAGAAAGGTTAAATGcttacattaaatattttattaccaAAAGTAATTTGTCTGCGTAGTATATTCCAAAACGAATCAAGCACTATTCTTCCAAAACCTGCTAAATGTAATGGGTATAGATAAAGTCACCGTTATTTGCAAATCTTGAGGTGCGTCGAAACCTACAACTGATATACGCTTAGGGCGATTTTAAAAAGGCGCGGTCAAGTGTAAATAAGCCTATGAGACCACATTCGCATGATAATGTGTGTTTTCAGCCTGCagttttcccaacatgcatttctggtttttctcattccccacaattcCGCTTGCAAGATTTTTATTAAACTTGTTAAAAAAAGTGAAGTGGAAAAGcagtttacatgcaaaatgtagccggaCTGATCATCAAAACGCAGCATGATTATGTCACCAGCGGACAAGGCTGCAACTATGAatagtaaaagtaaagtaaaagtatTCCATCTTGCAAGAGTTTGgctgccatattgaaaatatgcGGCGTATTTCAActgtgtatttccaaacctgcggatcccatagagttcagtAATATGGCGTTTCCTTGGCATTTCTGCTTAAAAACGCAAATACTGGTGTTTTGTGGTGGATGTTGGCTTGTAAACGCCCAATGGGAATTGCTATAGTAAGTGTTCCATTATTAtcagtagggcttcattttgCGCATTTTTCAAGTTCATAGGCTCAAATACCTTGGATTTTTCCAGTTTATAAgattaaaaactcgaatttgtttacaaactcgaaaatttggaataaaaaaaaaatggcttgaattttgcctatggcaactcccattgacttctaaatgacctcgTTAGATTGCGTTTTTTTACGTTCGAGTTTGAGGTTTTCTTTACtacttaataaataccagatttttgagtttttgaaaatataatttgatattgtaaatttttgttcaaaacaaaattcgaattttgacaaacattttaatttgaacCATGATAAATCACCCTGCAAACCTGCTAAAATCTCTGAAGCTGATAAAAATTAATGTATAGTATAGCTTCTGAGCTCAGATATTAGTGTTAAACTGCTATGGCCAGGCTTTTGACTCAAAAGCTCTTTCTGAATGTCATGGTTAATAAATACAGGAGGTGAATAGGAAATACATAGACAGCAGGTTCACAAATGCTGACCCTTAAAAAAAGGCTGTTTAACCAAAAGCCTGGTACTAACCATCTAAAACTGGTAATAGCGTCGTCCTTTaactatacattattttttatcagtTTCAGAGCAGTTGTAGACTACTGTTACCAGACTTTTGGATCAGCAATTCTCTCTGAAAGTCCGTAACCCTAGGGTTAACTCACTATACAGGAAGTGCATTTAGGTTAGGGTTGCTGACATTCTGACCTTCAAATAGAGCTATTAAGCCTAAAGGCACATAGTAGCAGTCTAAACTGCAAGTGTTCAAGGGAAcacccattatctgtaaacccaatatccagaaagttctgaactaCAAGAAGCCCATATCCCTCAGACtgcatttttagcaaataattatttttttaaaaaaaattgtaaatgttctttttctctgttaataataaaacagcactttgtacttgatggcagggatgcaccaaattaaggattctgcctttttcagcaggattcagccgaatccttgtgcatggccgaactgaatcctaatttgcatatgtaaattagaggcaggtagggaaatcacatgacttttcatcacaaaagaagaatttgttccactttttcctttcctgcccctaatttgcatatgcaaattagtattcggttcggtGTTTGGGCCAAATCTTTCACTGGGGATtttgccgaatcccaaatagtgtatttggtacatccctacttgATGGTAAGCaatctgcatgaatccatattgggggggaaaacaattttatgcttaaatgtttttagcagatgTAATGCaatttatagaaagatcccttatttggaaaccccaaGTCCAAAGCCTTCTCAGTAATAGATCCTATAGctctgtagcgctatagtaatttgcactagaagagccaaattttcgGTTTGAAAACCGGATATTCGGCTCTTaaagccatcttctgggtcttcagtaatctgagTCCGAGACCAGCAAAgtggcgaatgcgcagttggagcaatttcccagtttgcgacaactgcgcatgcgacgaaatggacgaaaattgcagaagcgctggAAGacgacacgaagacccggaagatggctgccatgaactgcacTTCcttaatctgcaccgaggggtaagtaaaaagttatggtcatttcccgggggggggggtcagctagGCTGTGGGGGTGGagagagggggggtctatgtagggttgaattcccctttaaaagccataaaaaaaaaagttttcttttattaggcaaaaacatttttttgagttgGCATACCCTTTAAATGACAAATCTAGTGGGGGGGAGCAAACCAAATGAGTTAATATGGTAATGCAGTTTTTATTGGGATTGTGAAGTTTTCTCTCCCTATTGCTGTAGACTACCTACACCCTCTAATCCTGGTTGACGGATCTGTAGAATTTTTACTCTCTTTATAgcattttactattacagaggaaTATTATAGGATTGCTTGTAGAGCTCTGAGCGTTTAGTTTGCATAGTGTTTAATAAAACACGGAGTCTCGTCAAAACTTTTACCTCGATAAGGGTCCACGGAGTTTTTCTCGAAACCTACTCATAAGTGAAAAATTCTATAAGGTGTTACACAACAGAGGATATGTAGATTAATGCTAGTGGTCCATTTAGCAATGATCACCCATTTTTACCAAATTGTtattaaccatttattttctgtactagGAAGCAATTCTCTAAATTGTTAATGCCCACGCTTGTACTGAGGATTAACAACCCAATATATTAGTGCTCTGTTACTAAACATCCTTcctacacagcaagtccagttgatttgagattactatagatatatcatgacctggatgaatgacaaCCTTCACATGAATGGGATGTCCAGTTTCAAAACTGAACCTTCAAATGCATTAGAAGCTACAGAGCTACAAGCAGACTCAACATCAAGAGTTCAAATCTTATAGCAGGAAAtgggttaaaatatattttgcctgtATTGAACAAGAGACCTTTGTAAATGCATGGGGTTGGGGGGTGGTGAATACCATACAGGGCACAAGGGAGGAAAAATTATCATGAATTTCCATGTGTTCTGGCTCCATTTTGAAAAACGAAGTAATTCACTAAGGATTTGGTGTGAGAAAGATTTAAAATGTAGAAAGATTTTAATGTACATATTAAAGTGGgacacctttaaaataaaaacatgtaaacagtACAAGTACAACGTTCCTTGTTAATTCCTTCGtttgtaaaaaatattgtattcaaTAAATCATATACAGTCCAAGATTTACACAGAGTTTTTCAATTCACCACTGAGTTTAGTGGTTCTGCTCGAATATTTCCCAAATCCAGTGAAGAGTCTGTCTCTTCATCAATTTCTCCAATGACTGCCCTGTGGGCATGACATAAAAAGTCAAGTTAGAGATAAGGGGACAATAAAATGCAGCAGAATGGTACCTGAAGCTTAATATAACAGGCAGGATAAAACTAAGGCTACCAGAATGGGGATGTTGTTGCTCTTTGAAGGGATATATTTCCATAAATGGTCTATGAAACAAGATGGAGATAAGGGAGAAATGTGCAGAAAGTGAAAGggacagaaaagagaaaaataggAGAGGGACAGAATGGGAACAGTGAAAAGGgcatgaaaagaaaaatgaaagcttGAGAAGCACATGAGAAGAGAAAGAGTAAAGAATAAGGAAGGAGACAAAATAAAATTACTGTGAAACCtcaatttaaggtatggagatcagaAATTACTGAAAGAGcggttatctgaaaacccccaggtcctgagcattctggataacaggtcccatatctatattgAAACATTTTCCAGAGTGGTCACTTTCACTCATGTTGCCTGAGAAGGATTTAATATCCATATAGCATTTTACAGTAGAATAAAAATAAGTGTCAGGCCTGCATTAATGGGATATTACAGTGACTACTTTTTGGCTTCTAATTATTCCAATTGTTTCAGCAGCTATGTTCAAGCTGAATAAAGAAGCAGTCTACCAACTGGTTATGATAAGGTGGAATTATTTCAGTTCACCTAAGGCCAAGTAACGTGACCATTCATATACAACAGAGTGAGACTTAGGTCCTGTTTGAAAACAAATcaatggcaaatatttttttcctaatacACAATACTCACACATTGTCTCCTCTCACAATGTAAAGACCCAGCACTACTTGCTCTACTCCTTGGGATGAGCTGAATACTCGTTCATGGCTTTCATCCAAAATCAAGTTTATGGTTTGATCAAAACCTTTCAGTGTACCctaaaaaacataacatattcCTTAAAatttgacaaataaaaaaacatgtttaaagggaaagcaaCAACTTTACGAAACTTGTAGCCAGCTGCAGTGTAAACAACAAtgtttttctaagcacttttgcaatttccatttttatctGTTCTCAGGGCCATTTCTTGCATGAACCAAATGTACAACTGAGAATCCGAAACAATATGGAGATATGGTGCGGAGAGGAACGGTACCCTGGGTCAGTGATTTTAGAAGAGGGGTGCTGACCCGGGATCAGAAGTAAACAAATAGCATCACTTGCGGGTGCCCAACCACTTGGCACCCCTCTATTATTCTACATTGCCTTATCCCTTACTTTTCCCAAAGTAATAAATataccatactgtatatttaaaggcTTCCTTTTACACTGGATCTCTCAcctaaacataaaaagctgtataacaaaagtagttaaattaaacatggaaccctaatagtttttttcattaaagcatccaccAATGAAAAAACAGTAGGCGGTCCTCACTGCAATGCTAGGAATTAGCCGCCAGAAACTGAATCCGCGCAATCTCCTTGCGCTCGCTGCAATGCTTCCTGCTTTTTCTGACAGTGCCCGTCTGCACGCAAGGAGATTGTGCTGATTCAGTAACAGCTGCAATGCTTCCTGGTTTTGCTGACTGTGCCTGTCCAAGCTTTGAAACTAGCGCAAGGAGATTGCTCTGCTTCGGTACCAGCTACAATGCGTCCTGCTTTTTCTAAATGTGCCTGTCCTAGCATTGCAGTGAGGATCGCCTACTGTTTTTTTCATTGGTGGGTGGGTGGGTTAGGCACATGAGACGGCCGATGGCCGTGAGGGTTTTCTTTACAAGTGATTTGAGCAGATTCTGGGGAAATACACAGACAGGCAAGGTAACGGCTTTGATAGCATCaaaaccgtaaaaaaaaaaaaacaatgctttgcAATTAGAAATAACCTTATAATCATTCCCCAAAGCCAAGGAAAGATTATAGATtttgaccatagatcccctttaataaaaacaacctTGGGAATCCTAATAAGACAAGCTAACCTGCCTCCTCTCTAGCAGCACTTGTACACCAAGGCTTCATAGATCACAGACCACTTACACCTTAAatcacccttaaaggaattgttcagtataaaataaaaactgggcaaatagataggctgtgcaaaagaaaagaagtttgtaatatagttagccaaaaatgtaatgtataaaggctggagtgactggatgtcttaacataatagccagaacactacttcctgctttgcagctctcttggtttccactgattggttactaagcagcaaccaatcagtgacttgatggggggcacatgggtcataactgttgcttttgaatctgagctgaatgcggaggatcaattacaaactcactgaacagatatgtcccatgtggcctcccttaaagtcgctgactagctcagagttagagagctgaaaagcaggaagtagtgttctggctattatgttagacatccagtcactccagcctttatacattacagctaactaactatattagaaacattttattttattttgcacagcctctctctttacccagtttttatttttacactgaactgttcatttaatgcAGCGACCCTATCAATGCATCTTATTTTAGCCACTTGTACCAGTGATCTTAGTCTTTCATTCACAATCCATAGTTCATGACAGACGAGAATGGGAACAAAGAACAGAATGGAAAAGTAACAGCAAATATTCATAATACTTACCACAATCATTCTACCATCTGCTGTAATTACAGCGACTGTTCCTGAAACACGTGTTAAGGAATCATTTTCTTCAGTAACACCTCATCATAAAACATGCAGCACTATCATTATAGTGTAACTAGTTCTTTAGATTAATGACGTGTACTGTAATATATAGGGTTCTCTTAACTACCACATATTCACATTTTCTGTAAGGGTGGGCAAAGGCATAAAAAAGTTATAAGGTAGTGACCATAGAGTCTGTCTATGTCTTTGAATTAAAAACCTGTTCAAAGCCCTCCTTAGCGCATAACAAGGCTATAAATACATTGGCTTATCAAGTAATAGTGCTGTAGCAGGAATATGctagacagcaaaaaaaaaagcattcgctctaaattatttactttattgAAAGCCAACACAACAGTCTGTCTGCTTACAAAACTTAGACAAGCTGCAGGCTGGTTACATATGTATGCATGTTTTAATGAATTATCCATTGATTTGGGAGTCAGCCTGAGCTTATGTTAAAATTGATATTACAAAAGATTTTAGGTAGTGGAAACCAATGAAAATCTGTAATATGAACATATTGGGAagtttggaaagttgcttttaattcttttattttttccccaactAGGCAAAACTTGTTTTATATCCCCTTAattgaacagtaacaccaaaataatttaaaataatgaaaaaataatgttttgtttcactttactggtacaactggtgtg
Coding sequences:
- the lsm8.S gene encoding LSM8 homolog, U6 small nuclear RNA associated S homeolog, with the translated sequence MASALENYINRTVAVITADGRMIVGTLKGFDQTINLILDESHERVFSSSQGVEQVVLGLYIVRGDNVAVIGEIDEETDSSLDLGNIRAEPLNSVVN